A window of Triplophysa dalaica isolate WHDGS20190420 chromosome 7, ASM1584641v1, whole genome shotgun sequence contains these coding sequences:
- the metrnla gene encoding meteorin-like protein, with protein sequence MLSPFVACLLSVLVLCRIARSQYSSDQCSWRGSGLTHEGHTRDVEQVYLRCAQGFLEWLYPTGAIIINLRPNTMSPAASLLSVCIKPSKESSGAHIYLDRLGKLRMLLREEDQAEGKVHCFSIQEGALFIEAVPQRDISRKITSFQYELVNHRPGADPHSLSGACQPCTDAEVLLSVCTSDFVARGSILSVSQEEDQTSVTVSLSRLYRQKTQVFVSGGGRAKRWTGFVKMPSQCRVKPGDGEFLFTGTVRFGEAWLSCAPRYKDFLRVYKDALQQGTNPCHLDTD encoded by the exons ATGCTCTCGCCGTTCGTGGCGTGTTTGCTGTCGGTTCTGGTTCTGTGTCGGATCGCGCGCTCTCAGTACTCGAGCGACCAGTGCAGCTGGAGGGGCAG TGGGCTGACCCATGAAGGACACACCCGGGATGTGGAACAGGTGTATCTCCGCTGCGCCCAGGGTTTCCTGGAGTGGCTTTACCCCACAGGGGCCATCATCATCAACCTACGGCCCAACACAATGTCCCCTGCGGCCTCTCTTCTCTCCGTCTGCATCAAACCTTCCAAGGAGTCCAGTGGAGCCCACATCTACCTGGACCGGCTGGGGAAACTTCGAATGCTCCTCCGTGAAGAAGATCAGGCCGAGGGGAAAGTGCATTGTTTCAGCATCCAGGAGGGGGCACTTTTCATCGAGGCCGTGCCTCAAAGGGACATCAGCCGAAAAATCACATCCTTTCAGTACGAGCTGGTTAACCACAGACCAGGAGCAGATCCACATTCATTGTCTG GAGCCTGCCAACCCTGTACAGATGCTGAGGTCCTCCTGTCTGTTTGCACCAGTGACTTTG TGGCGCGGGGTAGCATTCTTAGTGTGTCGCAAGAAGAAGATCAGACCTCTGTCACGGTGTCCTTGAGTCGCCTTTACAGACAGAAAACGCAAGTGTTTGTGTCAGGGGGCGGCCGAGCCAAACGCTGGACGGGCTTCGTGAAGATGCCCAGCCAATGCAGAGTTAAACCAGGGGACGGTGAGTTCCTCTTTACTGGAACCGTGCGTTTCGGGGAGGCCTGGCTCAGCTGCGCCCCGCGGTACAAGGACTTCCTTAGGGTGTATAAGGACGCACTGCAGCAAGGGACCAACCCATGTCATTTGGACACAGACTGA